The following are encoded in a window of Providencia rettgeri genomic DNA:
- the uspB gene encoding universal stress protein UspB, translated as MFSMIALFWALCILCILNMMRYFSSIRVLLSILRDSDPLLYQSVDGNGFFTTHGQLNKQLRLVRYINSKQYLEHYDPEVIARCERIRKQFMTISRLSILVIVSLAYLLMAG; from the coding sequence ATGTTCAGTATGATTGCTTTATTTTGGGCGCTCTGCATTTTGTGCATCTTGAATATGATGCGTTATTTTTCTTCAATTCGCGTTTTATTGTCTATTTTGCGAGATTCTGATCCGCTACTCTACCAATCCGTTGATGGCAATGGTTTTTTCACCACACATGGTCAACTGAACAAGCAACTTCGGCTTGTCCGATACATCAATAGTAAACAGTATCTTGAGCATTATGATCCTGAAGTCATCGCCCGTTGTGAGCGGATTCGCAAGCAGTTTATGACGATAAGCCGGCTCAGCATTCTTGTTATCGTAAGCTTAGCTTATCTTTTAATGGCAGGATAA
- a CDS encoding NAD(P)/FAD-dependent oxidoreductase has product MKNIDVIILGAGAAGLFCASLAGKRGLNILVLDNGKKLGRKILMSGGGRCNFTNMYAEHSHYISTNPHFCKSALARYTQWDFIDLVTKYNIPYHEKTLGQLFCDNSAQDIVDMLQNECNLPNISIKLRSEVTYVEKIPEGFLVTVNGNQVSARSLVVATGGLSMPGLGATPFGYRLAEQFGHSIIPTRAGLVPFTLHKPQLEALQVLSGISVAATVTAADGTLFKENILFTHRGLSGPAILQISSYWNPGEYVSINLLPNLSLGEFVMKEKQEHPNQSLKTTLAKLLPKRLIETLQAQGQIPECPLKQLNHPQVESLHNTLHNWQVQPNGTEGYRTAEVTLGGVDTHEISSKTMGSLKTEGLYFIGEVVDVTGWLGGYNFQWAWSSAAACAENLPETILMQNR; this is encoded by the coding sequence GTGAAAAATATCGACGTTATTATTTTAGGTGCAGGTGCCGCTGGCCTATTTTGTGCCTCACTCGCAGGTAAACGCGGACTCAATATCCTCGTCCTTGATAACGGCAAAAAATTAGGCAGAAAAATATTGATGTCCGGAGGCGGACGCTGCAATTTCACGAACATGTATGCAGAGCACAGTCATTATATTTCGACAAATCCCCACTTCTGTAAGTCAGCACTTGCTCGCTATACACAGTGGGATTTTATCGACTTGGTCACTAAATATAATATTCCTTATCACGAGAAAACATTGGGTCAGCTTTTTTGTGATAATAGTGCACAAGATATCGTTGATATGCTGCAAAATGAGTGTAATTTACCGAATATTTCGATAAAACTCCGCAGTGAAGTTACCTATGTTGAAAAAATACCAGAGGGCTTTTTAGTCACTGTGAATGGAAATCAAGTAAGTGCTCGCTCACTTGTTGTCGCTACAGGTGGGCTATCCATGCCGGGCTTAGGCGCTACGCCGTTCGGCTACCGTTTAGCAGAGCAATTTGGCCACTCCATCATTCCCACCCGAGCGGGTCTTGTTCCATTTACCCTGCATAAACCACAGTTAGAGGCTCTGCAAGTCCTTTCAGGGATCTCCGTGGCAGCGACCGTGACAGCCGCAGATGGGACACTCTTTAAAGAAAATATTTTATTTACCCATCGAGGCCTCTCGGGTCCTGCTATTTTGCAAATATCTAGCTACTGGAATCCCGGTGAGTATGTGAGTATTAACTTACTTCCGAACCTATCACTGGGTGAGTTTGTCATGAAAGAAAAACAAGAGCACCCAAATCAATCTTTAAAAACTACCCTCGCAAAATTATTGCCTAAGCGGCTAATCGAAACTCTGCAAGCCCAAGGGCAAATTCCTGAGTGCCCCTTAAAGCAATTAAACCATCCACAAGTTGAATCCTTGCATAACACGCTGCATAACTGGCAAGTTCAACCCAACGGAACAGAAGGTTACCGCACCGCAGAGGTGACTTTAGGCGGCGTTGATACCCATGAAATTTCGTCGAAAACAATGGGCTCACTGAAAACAGAAGGGTTATATTTTATCGGTGAAGTCGTGGATGTGACAGGCTGGCTAGGCGGTTATAACTTCCAGTGGGCGTGGAGCTCTGCCGCTGCATGTGCGGAAAATTTACCTGAAACTATTCTTATGCAAAATAGATAA
- the uspA gene encoding universal stress protein UspA: protein MAYKHILVAVDLSPESKILLDKAVSMAKPYGAKVSMIHVDVNYSDLYTGLIDVNLGDMQQRITDETRNALKDLSAGAGYEIQETLSGSGDLGQVLVDAIKKYDMDLVVCGHHQDFWSKLMSSARQLINTVHVDMLIVPLNDDEE from the coding sequence ATGGCTTACAAACATATTCTTGTTGCGGTAGATTTATCACCTGAAAGTAAAATATTACTGGATAAGGCTGTCTCTATGGCTAAACCTTACGGTGCCAAAGTCTCCATGATCCATGTTGATGTGAACTATTCAGACCTGTACACCGGTCTTATTGATGTCAATTTAGGCGATATGCAGCAACGCATTACTGACGAAACCCGTAATGCGCTGAAAGACTTATCTGCGGGTGCAGGTTATGAAATCCAAGAAACGCTAAGTGGTAGTGGCGATCTTGGTCAAGTACTGGTTGATGCGATTAAAAAATATGACATGGACTTAGTGGTCTGTGGTCACCACCAAGATTTCTGGAGCAAACTGATGTCGTCTGCTCGTCAGTTAATCAATACAGTTCATGTGGATATGTTGATTGTCCCGCTAAATGACGACGAAGAATAA
- a CDS encoding PAAR domain-containing protein yields MAIGYFLRVGDRTTCGGQILTGDNTIQWYGVAGAREGDMVSCGKHSGAYRILGGVNSVWLEDRKHAGTLESFSSCPCHARFINSIHDCYSDESGSASPETASAIFPVLTNKICISCLMKAAESGQMLVVREG; encoded by the coding sequence ATGGCAATAGGATATTTTTTACGGGTTGGTGATAGAACCACTTGTGGAGGTCAAATACTAACGGGAGACAATACCATACAATGGTATGGTGTTGCTGGTGCTCGTGAAGGCGATATGGTCAGTTGCGGTAAACATTCAGGAGCATACCGAATTCTCGGGGGTGTAAATAGTGTATGGCTTGAAGATAGGAAACACGCTGGAACACTTGAAAGCTTTAGTTCCTGCCCTTGTCATGCACGATTTATTAATTCAATTCATGATTGCTATAGCGATGAAAGTGGGTCAGCCTCTCCAGAAACAGCTTCAGCTATCTTTCCAGTTTTAACAAATAAAATTTGTATTAGTTGCTTAATGAAAGCAGCTGAGTCTGGGCAAATGCTAGTTGTTCGAGAAGGATAA
- the prlC gene encoding oligopeptidase A, with product MTNSLLADSALPRFSSIEPAHVFPAVEHVLTEYRQTVENLLNATNHYTWDNLCQPLEEASDKLSRVWSPVSHLHSVKNSPELREAYEQCLPLLSEFSTWMGQHEPLYQAYKSLKESAEFNSLSQAQRKSIENTLRDFELSGIGLPVEKQQRYGEIVARLSEIASKFSNNVLDATMGWTKLIKDEKELAGMPESAIAAAKAMAEAKGETGYLLTLDMPSYLPVMTYADNAELRREMSHAYSTRASDQGPNAGKWDNSELIDELMALRHELAQLLGFKNYAEKSLATKMAESPEQVLSFLNNLADRAHQQGKDELAELTAFAKEHYGVETLESWDLAYYSEKQKQHKFSLSDEQLRPYFPEQRVLNGLFEVVHRIYGLTAKERNDVETWHKDVRFFELYDDSNTLRGSFYLDLYAREHKRGGAWMDDCVGRMVHKDGSLQNPVAYLTCNFNQPLGDKPALFTHDEVITLFHEFGHGLHHMLTQIDVADVAGINGVPWDAVELPSQFMENWCWEPEALEFISGHYETGEPLPAEMLQSMLAAKNYQSAMFVLRQLEFGLFDFTLHAEYDPAKGAQVMPTLYAIKEKVAVVPSPKWARFPHAFSHIFAGGYAAGYYSYLWADVLAADAYSRFSEEGIFNRQTGQSFLDNILSRGGSEEPMALFERFRGRKPELDAMLKSYGIHG from the coding sequence ATGACAAATTCATTATTAGCCGATTCTGCATTACCCCGCTTTTCGAGTATTGAACCTGCACACGTTTTTCCTGCTGTCGAGCACGTGCTCACCGAGTATCGCCAAACGGTTGAAAATCTCCTAAATGCGACCAACCACTATACATGGGATAACTTATGCCAGCCGTTAGAAGAAGCCAGCGATAAGCTGTCTCGCGTCTGGTCACCAGTAAGTCATCTGCACTCCGTGAAGAATAGCCCTGAACTGCGTGAGGCCTACGAACAATGTTTACCGCTGTTGTCTGAATTTAGTACCTGGATGGGTCAGCACGAACCTTTATACCAAGCGTATAAATCCTTAAAAGAAAGTGCGGAATTTAATTCACTTAGCCAAGCACAACGCAAATCTATCGAAAATACCTTACGTGATTTCGAATTATCCGGCATTGGTTTGCCAGTTGAAAAACAGCAACGTTATGGTGAAATTGTTGCACGTTTGTCGGAGATAGCCTCTAAATTTAGCAATAATGTACTTGATGCGACAATGGGCTGGACGAAGCTGATTAAAGATGAAAAAGAATTAGCAGGGATGCCTGAAAGTGCTATCGCAGCAGCTAAAGCCATGGCGGAAGCCAAAGGTGAAACAGGTTACCTCTTAACCCTTGATATGCCAAGCTACCTTCCCGTCATGACCTACGCAGATAACGCTGAGTTGCGCCGTGAAATGAGCCATGCATACAGCACTCGAGCCTCAGACCAAGGCCCAAATGCGGGTAAGTGGGATAACAGCGAGCTTATCGATGAGTTAATGGCTCTACGCCATGAGCTAGCCCAGTTATTGGGGTTCAAAAACTACGCAGAGAAATCTCTGGCAACAAAAATGGCGGAATCGCCTGAACAAGTTTTAAGTTTTCTCAATAATTTAGCTGATCGCGCCCACCAGCAAGGTAAAGATGAGCTCGCTGAACTTACGGCTTTCGCCAAAGAACACTATGGCGTTGAAACACTAGAGTCATGGGATTTGGCCTATTACAGCGAAAAACAAAAACAGCATAAATTCTCATTAAGCGATGAGCAATTACGCCCTTACTTCCCTGAGCAGCGCGTTCTAAACGGTTTGTTTGAAGTTGTTCATCGTATTTATGGTTTAACCGCCAAAGAACGCAATGACGTGGAAACATGGCATAAAGATGTGCGTTTCTTCGAACTGTATGACGATAGCAATACATTGCGCGGTAGCTTCTACCTTGACCTCTATGCACGTGAACACAAACGCGGCGGAGCGTGGATGGATGATTGTGTGGGTCGCATGGTGCACAAAGATGGTTCGTTGCAAAATCCGGTGGCTTACCTGACATGTAACTTTAATCAACCATTAGGCGATAAACCCGCACTCTTTACTCATGACGAAGTGATCACCCTGTTCCATGAGTTTGGCCACGGCTTACACCATATGTTGACGCAAATTGATGTCGCGGATGTCGCTGGCATCAATGGTGTGCCATGGGATGCAGTGGAATTACCCAGTCAGTTTATGGAAAATTGGTGTTGGGAACCTGAAGCACTAGAATTTATTTCTGGTCACTATGAAACGGGTGAACCATTACCAGCAGAAATGCTACAAAGCATGTTAGCCGCGAAAAACTACCAATCCGCGATGTTTGTTCTACGTCAATTGGAATTTGGTCTGTTTGATTTCACCTTACACGCAGAGTATGACCCTGCAAAAGGTGCGCAAGTTATGCCAACGTTATATGCAATTAAAGAGAAAGTCGCTGTGGTGCCATCGCCAAAATGGGCGCGCTTCCCACATGCCTTTAGCCATATTTTTGCAGGCGGCTACGCAGCGGGTTACTACAGCTATCTATGGGCTGATGTCTTGGCGGCAGACGCCTACTCACGCTTTAGCGAAGAAGGCATTTTTAACCGCCAAACTGGTCAATCGTTCCTTGACAATATTTTAAGCCGTGGCGGTTCTGAAGAGCCAATGGCGTTGTTTGAACGTTTCCGTGGTCGCAAACCCGAACTCGATGCGATGTTGAAGAGCTACGGTATTCATGGCTAA
- the pitA gene encoding inorganic phosphate transporter PitA has product MLHLFTGLEFHTGLLLVLALLFVLFYEAINGFHDTANAVATVIYTRAMRAQFAVVMAGVFNFFGVLLGGLSVAYAIVHLLPTDLLLNVSSAHGLAMVFSLLLAAIIWNLGTWYLGIPASSSHTLIGAIIGVGLTNAIVTDSSVVDALNIPKMISIFMSLILSPAIGFVIAGLMIFFLRRYWSGTKKRRRIHLTPAEREKKDGKRKPPFWTRTALILSAVGVSFSHGANDGQKGIGLIMLVLIGVAPAGFVMNMNSNGYDIARTHDAVVHLQQYYETHKPALNHAIENTPTVAETSNEPGGEFHCDSSRTGAILNQAQTMLNGIQSYEELTPDQRNHARRLLMCISDTANAVAKLPETRAKDASLLKKLSNDLLYTVEYAPLWIIIAVALALSLGTMFGWQRVAVTIGEKIGKKGMTYAQGVSAQVTAAVSIGVASYTGMPVSTTQVLSSAVAGTMVVDGGGVQTKTIKSIALAWLLTLPVSIVLSGGLYWLSLLFI; this is encoded by the coding sequence ATGCTACATCTTTTTACAGGTTTAGAATTTCATACAGGTCTATTATTAGTTCTAGCACTGTTGTTTGTGCTGTTCTATGAGGCTATAAATGGCTTCCATGACACCGCTAATGCGGTAGCTACGGTTATTTATACCAGAGCAATGCGGGCACAGTTCGCAGTTGTCATGGCAGGAGTTTTTAACTTTTTTGGTGTCTTGCTGGGAGGGTTGAGCGTTGCCTACGCGATTGTCCACCTCTTACCAACAGACCTCTTGCTTAATGTGAGCTCCGCTCACGGCCTTGCAATGGTCTTCTCATTGCTACTGGCTGCAATTATTTGGAACCTCGGAACGTGGTACTTAGGTATCCCCGCATCCAGTTCCCATACACTGATTGGCGCTATTATCGGGGTGGGTTTAACCAACGCGATAGTGACTGATTCATCAGTAGTTGACGCCTTGAATATACCGAAAATGATCAGTATTTTCATGTCATTAATTCTTTCTCCAGCGATCGGTTTTGTGATTGCCGGTTTGATGATTTTCTTTTTGCGCCGTTATTGGAGCGGAACAAAGAAACGTCGCCGTATTCACTTAACACCAGCAGAACGTGAGAAAAAAGATGGTAAGCGTAAGCCACCATTTTGGACCCGTACCGCATTGATTTTATCCGCGGTTGGCGTCAGTTTCTCTCATGGTGCAAACGATGGTCAGAAAGGTATTGGTCTTATCATGCTTGTGCTGATTGGTGTTGCGCCAGCAGGTTTCGTCATGAACATGAACTCGAACGGTTATGATATCGCGAGAACCCATGACGCAGTGGTTCACCTGCAACAATACTATGAAACACATAAGCCTGCGTTAAATCATGCAATTGAAAATACCCCGACGGTTGCTGAAACTAGCAATGAGCCAGGAGGGGAATTCCATTGTGATAGCTCACGTACAGGTGCAATTTTAAATCAGGCTCAAACGATGTTAAACGGCATCCAGAGCTATGAAGAGTTAACGCCTGACCAACGTAACCATGCACGCCGTTTATTGATGTGTATCTCTGATACAGCAAACGCAGTGGCAAAATTACCTGAAACCAGAGCAAAAGATGCAAGCTTACTGAAAAAGCTCAGTAATGATCTGTTGTATACCGTGGAATATGCACCACTGTGGATTATCATTGCGGTTGCTTTAGCCTTGTCTTTAGGCACCATGTTCGGTTGGCAGCGTGTTGCAGTCACTATCGGTGAGAAGATTGGTAAAAAAGGCATGACCTACGCACAAGGTGTGTCTGCACAGGTAACAGCAGCAGTATCGATTGGAGTGGCGAGTTATACTGGGATGCCTGTTTCAACAACCCAAGTTTTATCTTCAGCCGTTGCTGGAACCATGGTTGTTGATGGCGGTGGTGTACAAACTAAAACAATCAAAAGTATTGCATTAGCTTGGTTACTGACCTTACCAGTATCAATTGTACTGTCTGGTGGGTTGTACTGGCTATCTTTGCTGTTTATTTAA
- the gdhA gene encoding NADP-specific glutamate dehydrogenase: MTQSLSSFLESVQKRDPSQPEFLQAVREVFTSLWPFLEQNTKYRDQALLERFVEPERVIQFRVCWMDDQGKVQVNRAWRVQFSSAIGPFKGGMRFHPSVNLSILKFLGFEQTLKNALTTLPMGGGKGGSDFDPKGKSTGEVMRFCQALMTELYRHIGSNTDVPAGDIGVGAREVGFMTGMMKKLSNDTSCVFTGKGLSFGGSLIRPEATGYGLVYFTNAMLQRHGLSFDGMRVAVSGSGNVAQYTIEKCMELGAKVVTASDSSGTVVDEAGFTAEKLARLEEIKNNYGRIEEYAKEFGLTYLAGQQPWNVPVDIALPCATQNELDIDAAKVLIKNGVKAVAEGANMPTTIPATELFLEAGVLFAPGKAANAGGVATSGLEMAQNAARLSWKAEKVDARLHHIMLDIHHHCVEFGGEGKQTNYVQGANIAGFVKVADAMLGQGVL; encoded by the coding sequence ATGACACAATCACTATCTTCATTCTTGGAGTCTGTCCAAAAAAGAGACCCTTCACAACCTGAGTTTCTACAAGCGGTGCGTGAAGTATTCACTTCCCTTTGGCCATTTCTTGAGCAAAATACAAAGTACCGCGACCAAGCACTTCTTGAGCGCTTCGTCGAGCCGGAAAGAGTGATCCAATTCCGAGTGTGTTGGATGGACGACCAAGGCAAAGTCCAAGTCAACCGCGCATGGCGTGTGCAATTTAGCTCAGCCATCGGTCCATTTAAAGGCGGTATGCGTTTCCATCCATCTGTTAACTTATCCATTCTGAAATTCCTAGGCTTCGAACAAACACTGAAAAACGCATTGACTACCTTACCGATGGGGGGAGGAAAAGGCGGTTCAGATTTCGATCCTAAAGGGAAAAGCACAGGTGAAGTGATGCGTTTCTGCCAAGCATTGATGACAGAGCTGTATCGCCACATTGGTTCAAACACTGACGTACCTGCGGGTGATATTGGTGTTGGGGCGCGTGAAGTTGGCTTTATGACAGGTATGATGAAAAAGCTGTCTAATGACACTTCTTGCGTATTTACCGGGAAAGGCTTGTCTTTCGGCGGTAGCTTAATTCGCCCTGAGGCAACCGGTTACGGCTTAGTGTATTTCACTAATGCGATGTTGCAGCGCCATGGCTTAAGCTTTGATGGTATGCGTGTTGCTGTTTCAGGTTCGGGTAACGTGGCACAGTACACCATTGAAAAATGCATGGAACTGGGGGCGAAAGTCGTTACTGCATCTGATTCTAGCGGTACTGTGGTTGATGAAGCTGGCTTTACGGCGGAAAAATTAGCGCGCTTAGAAGAAATCAAAAACAACTATGGTCGTATTGAAGAATACGCGAAAGAGTTTGGGTTAACTTACTTAGCTGGTCAGCAACCTTGGAATGTTCCGGTTGATATCGCACTGCCATGTGCAACACAAAATGAGCTGGATATTGATGCAGCGAAAGTGTTAATTAAAAATGGCGTTAAAGCGGTCGCTGAGGGCGCAAACATGCCGACGACAATCCCTGCAACAGAACTGTTCCTTGAAGCTGGCGTGTTATTTGCTCCAGGTAAAGCTGCTAACGCAGGCGGTGTGGCGACATCAGGTCTGGAAATGGCGCAGAACGCAGCTCGTCTTAGCTGGAAAGCAGAAAAAGTTGATGCGCGCTTACACCACATCATGTTGGATATTCACCACCACTGTGTTGAGTTCGGCGGTGAAGGAAAACAAACCAACTATGTTCAAGGTGCAAACATCGCAGGCTTTGTAAAAGTCGCTGATGCAATGCTTGGGCAGGGTGTGTTGTAA
- a CDS encoding Tox-REase-5 domain-containing protein yields MPIPLIVAGAGLMTLGGLAAVTQEASKIGFPSSSGSGDDEWGDNTSYGDKIREYESIAIGGIDDEDVNGRRNSGQGSATGAVAGSSIGVAAIEASKGCKDCPAIPYIIPHESNITNTRSPNAYEYQARICNTQIRTVDTLAGQLKYIDEWECTIPVPTRTKNNVIFDGWVPSECNFIETKDNYDFFFNSKGKPNKFMGEDKKILKQATDQNWLCSSQFKSRSFIDWHFSHKKMFEFCEVLLEPLSQVRTHYTP; encoded by the coding sequence ATGCCGATTCCATTAATAGTTGCAGGTGCAGGGTTAATGACTCTGGGCGGTCTAGCCGCTGTGACACAAGAGGCCTCAAAAATCGGCTTTCCTTCTTCGTCAGGTAGTGGAGATGATGAATGGGGAGATAACACAAGTTACGGTGATAAAATTCGTGAGTATGAAAGTATAGCCATTGGTGGAATTGATGACGAAGATGTAAATGGTCGTCGAAATAGTGGACAAGGTTCGGCTACAGGAGCTGTTGCTGGCTCATCGATTGGTGTTGCTGCAATTGAAGCGAGTAAAGGGTGTAAGGATTGTCCTGCTATTCCGTACATTATTCCTCATGAAAGTAATATAACGAATACACGCTCACCAAATGCTTATGAGTATCAGGCTAGAATATGTAACACACAAATAAGAACCGTTGATACCCTAGCAGGACAACTTAAATACATTGATGAATGGGAATGCACCATTCCTGTACCAACAAGAACAAAAAATAATGTTATTTTTGATGGTTGGGTACCCAGTGAATGTAACTTTATTGAAACGAAAGATAATTATGATTTTTTCTTTAATAGTAAAGGTAAACCAAATAAATTTATGGGAGAAGATAAAAAAATACTTAAGCAAGCAACTGATCAAAATTGGTTATGTTCCAGCCAGTTTAAAAGCAGATCATTTATTGATTGGCATTTTTCACATAAAAAAATGTTTGAATTTTGTGAAGTGCTATTAGAACCACTATCACAGGTACGGACACATTACACACCATAG
- the rsmJ gene encoding 16S rRNA (guanine(1516)-N(2))-methyltransferase RsmJ encodes MANHIKIQLICEEGADQSTLSQLSEKWQLSHTPDATMALVLTRENLQLRKLDEPKLGGIFVDFVSGAMAHRRKFGGGRGEAVAKAVGIKKAYLPDVIDATAGLGRDAFVLAALGCRVRMLERHPVVAALLDDGLQRGYQDAEIGSWLQQRMSLIHASSITALSEITPAPDVIYLDPMYPHRQKSALVKKEMRVFQSLVGADDDADALLAPAIALAKRRVVVKRPDYAEPLAGQKAPSAVTTKSHRFDIYPCVKNNDGT; translated from the coding sequence ATGGCTAATCACATTAAGATCCAGTTGATCTGTGAGGAGGGTGCTGATCAAAGCACCCTTTCCCAACTTTCTGAAAAATGGCAACTTTCTCATACGCCAGACGCCACAATGGCGCTGGTACTTACCCGTGAAAATCTGCAATTACGTAAACTTGACGAGCCTAAGCTTGGCGGTATTTTTGTTGATTTTGTTTCTGGGGCGATGGCACACCGCCGCAAATTTGGTGGTGGGCGTGGTGAAGCCGTTGCCAAAGCTGTTGGGATCAAAAAAGCGTATTTACCTGATGTAATTGATGCCACCGCAGGGTTAGGTCGCGATGCGTTTGTGCTTGCTGCTCTTGGTTGCCGTGTTCGCATGTTAGAACGCCACCCTGTGGTCGCTGCATTGCTTGACGATGGTCTACAGCGTGGTTATCAAGATGCAGAAATCGGCTCATGGCTGCAACAACGCATGTCCCTAATCCATGCATCGAGTATTACTGCATTGAGTGAAATAACCCCTGCGCCAGATGTTATCTATCTTGACCCGATGTACCCACATCGGCAAAAAAGTGCGTTAGTTAAGAAAGAGATGCGGGTGTTTCAGTCATTGGTGGGAGCGGATGATGATGCAGATGCGTTATTAGCGCCCGCGATTGCCTTAGCCAAACGCCGTGTCGTGGTAAAACGCCCTGACTACGCAGAGCCCCTCGCGGGACAAAAAGCGCCGTCAGCGGTAACAACAAAAAGCCATCGATTCGATATCTACCCGTGTGTTAAAAACAACGATGGAACGTAA
- a CDS encoding DUF4123 domain-containing protein, which produces MHNLHPIFNYFERYPDAKHYCLICGLQYERYFDQELQSRYGTASPLFKQLPDSEIAWAGPWLIDVTKRSDFLTDLIQLETESPALSWLVSDSSIEKLATHFSERLNVSLPDGKTTLFRFYDPRVTHYMPQVLTSEQFNEITTPLIAWYYRFEGRFYALQGGGLNAV; this is translated from the coding sequence ATGCATAATCTGCATCCTATTTTTAACTATTTTGAACGCTATCCTGATGCAAAGCATTATTGTTTAATCTGTGGTCTGCAATATGAACGTTACTTTGATCAAGAACTTCAGAGTCGTTATGGAACCGCAAGTCCACTCTTTAAACAACTTCCAGATTCGGAAATCGCATGGGCGGGTCCATGGCTAATTGACGTGACCAAACGAAGTGATTTCCTGACCGATTTAATTCAATTAGAAACTGAATCGCCGGCACTATCATGGCTAGTCAGTGACTCATCAATTGAGAAATTGGCGACTCACTTCTCTGAACGACTTAATGTCAGTTTGCCTGATGGTAAAACCACTTTATTTCGGTTTTATGACCCTCGCGTAACCCATTATATGCCTCAAGTTCTGACATCCGAACAATTCAATGAAATAACCACGCCACTCATTGCATGGTATTACCGTTTTGAAGGACGATTTTATGCATTACAAGGAGGCGGCTTAAATGCAGTTTAG